The Homo sapiens chromosome 19 genomic scaffold, GRCh38.p14 alternate locus group ALT_REF_LOCI_7 HSCHR19LRC_PGF1_CTG3_1 genome includes the window cccaaagggctgggattacaggcatgagccactgtgcctggccaacacaagGCATTTTGTTATTTTGGTTTTCCCTATGGGTAACTGATTgcatcctctctcccttccctcctcaccAATGATAAAGACAAAGACAATAGGTGCAGGTATATATTGAAGACGAAGTTCCGGGAGATGTGGAAGAGCTGGCCTGGAGATAGCAAAGAGGTCCAGGTTATGGCTGAGAGATACAAGATGCTGATCCCATTCAGCAACCCCAGGGTGCTTCCCGGGCCCTTCTCATACACGGTGGTGCTGTATGGTCCTGCAGGCCTTGGGAAAACCACGCTGGCCCAGAAACTAATGCTAGACTGGGCAGAGGACAACCTCATCCACAAATTCAAATATGCGTTCTACCTCAGCTGCAGGGAGCTCAGCCGCCTGGGCCCGTGCAGTTTTGCAGAGCTGGTCTTCAGGGACTGGCCTGAATTGCAGGATGACATTCCACACATCCTAGCCCAAGCACGGAAAATCTTGTTCGTGATTGACGGCTTTGATGAGCTGGGAGCCGCACCTGGGGCGCTGATCGAGGACATCTGCGGGGACTGGGAGAAGAAGAAGCCGGTGCCCGTCCTCCTGGGGAGTTTGCTGAACAGGGTGATGTTACCCAAGGCCGCCCTGCTGGTCACCACGCGGCCCAGGGCCCTGAGGGACCTCCGGATCCTGGCGGAGGAGCCGATCTACATAAGGgtggagggcttcctggaggaggacaGGAGGGCCTATTTCCTGAGACACTTTGGAGATGAGGACCAAGCCATGCGTGCCTTTGAGCTAATGAGGAGCAACGCGGCCCTGTTCCAGCTGGGCTCGGCCCCCGCGGTGTGCTGGATCGTGTGCACGACTCTGAAGCTGCAGATGGAGAAGGGGGAGGACCCGGTCCCCACCTGCCTCACCCGCACGGGGCTGTTCCTGCGTTTCCTCTGCAGCCGGTTCCCGCAGGGCGCACAGCTGCGGGGCGCGCTGCGGACGCTGAGCCTCCTGGCCGCGCAGGGCCTGTGGGCGCAGACGTCCGTGCTTCACCGAGAGGATCTGGAAAGGCTCGGGGTGCAGGAGTCCGACCTCCGTCTGTTCCTGGACGGAGACATCCTCCGCCAGGACAGAGTCTCCAAAGGCTGCTACTCCTtcatccacctcagcttccagcaGTTTCTCACTGCCCTGTTCTACAccctggagaaggaggaggaagaggataggGACGGCCACGCCTGGGACATTGGGGACGTACAGAAGCTGCTTTCCGGAGTAGAAAGACTCAGGAACCCCGACCTGATCCAAGCAGGCTACTACTCCTTCGGCCTCGCTAACGAGAAGAGAGCCAAGGAGTTGGAGGCCACTTTTGGCTGCCGGATGTCACCGGACATCAAACAGGAATTGCTGCGATGCGACATAAGTTGTAAGGGTGGACATTCAACGGTGACAGACCTGCAGGAGCTGCTCGGCTGTCTGTACGAGTCTCAGGAGGAGGAGCTGGTGAAGGAGGTGATGGCTCAGTTCAAAGAAATATCCCTGCACTTAAATGCAGTAGACGTTGTGCCATCTTCATTCTGCGTCAAGCACTGTCGAAACCTGCAGAAAATGTCACTGCAGGTAATAAAGGAGAATCTCCCGGAGAATGTCACTGCGTCTGAATCAGACGCCGAGGTTGAGAGGTGAGAACCGTTTCACTCTACCAGTCGTTCCATCTTTAGCCTCATCCCATGCCCCCTTAGGAAGAGGCCAGAGCCTCCTATGCACTGTGGCTTAGGGTCAGGAATTCCCTCTTGTTGggctctttgtttgtttttgttttgagatggagtcttgctctgtcgctcaggctggagcgcagtggcgcgatcttggctcactgcaacctccgcctcccgggttcaagtgattcttctgcctcagcctcctgagtagctgggactacaggcgcctgccaccttgcccagctaatttttatattttcattagagacgggatctcagcatgttggccagtctggtcttgaactccgcctgacctcaggtgatccacctgcctcagcctcccaaagtgggattacaggcatgattcaccatgcccggcccaaatatatttttttaagacagggtcttgctgtgttgctcaggctggagtacagtggtgaaatcagctcactgcagcctcaaacttctgggttcaagtgatgttcctgagtacctgggatgacaggtattaagtgtgcaccatcatgcccagctaacttaagtgggggttttttttgtgtgtgtgtttttttttttttttttttttttttttttttttttttttttggaaagacaaaatctcactatgttgtccaggctggtcttgaactcccaaagcactgagattacaggcatgagttaccacacGCCCTGCCTGAATATTTCTTATtgatatgtatagatatgtatattcccaatctttttttttttttttttttttttttgagacggagtttcactctttttcccAGGTCGGAGTgaagtggctcgatctcggctcactgcaacctccgccccaccaggttcaatgattctcctgcctcagcctcatgagtagctgggattacagccacccacgaccatgcccagctaatttttgtacttttagtagagacggggtttcaccatgttggccaggcaggtctcgaactcccgacctcaggtgatccacccgcctcagcctcacaaagtgctaggattataggcgtgagtcaccgtgcccggtctATATTCTCTATCTTTTATCAATGATGTGCTTagcattttaacttatttttaccCTCTATTGGATTTTTGTCTAAGAAGAATAGGTTCTTTCTCCTGTGATGCTTCTTGGGTGTTGAGTTGTCTGATGGTGGTGCTAATAAGTGATTACATGGTCCAGCTTTCAATTGTACTCATTTGTCAGGGGTATATGCCCAGAGAAACCCTAAATACTTCAGCCGTGATGGACACACATTTGGTGTaaccctttcttctcttccctatAGATCCCAGGATGATCAGCACATGCTTCCTTTCTGGACGGACCTTTGTTCCATATTTGGATCAAATAAGGATCTGATGGGTCTAGCAATCAATGATAGCTTTCTCAGTGCCTCCCTAGTAAGGATCCTGTGTGAACAAATAGCCTCTGACACCTGTCATCTCCAGAGAGTGGTGTAAGTAGAAACTAATTCATGAACTCAAATCCTTAGGGTATGAAAATGGTACAATGTTAACATCGGAGCAATATTCAGATTCCTGTACTAGACTCTTAAGTGCTCGAGACACAGGGAATTGAGAGAGTCCTgtccttaaatttattttgtggGATAATCGTATAAAGTAATTtctaggggctgggcatggtggttcacacttgtaattccaacacttcgggaggccgaggcagacagatcacttgaggtcaggagttcgagaccagcctggccaacgtgacaaaaccctgcctctactaaaaatacaaaaattatccaggcgtggtggcaggcacctgtaatatcagctacttgggaggctgaggcaggagaattacttgaacccaggaggcggaggttgcagtgaaccgagatcctgccactggactccagtctgagtgacagagcgagactccgtctcaaaaaaaaaaaaaaaaaaaaagaaaaagaaaaaaagggccgggcacaatggctcacgcctgtagtcccagcactttgggggcccaaggtggggggatcacttgaggtcaggagttcaagaccagcctggccaagatggtgcaagaccctgtctctacgaaaaatacaaaaatttgccaggtgtcgtggcaggtgcctataatcccagctactccggatgcTGAGGGTAGGagtcgcttgaatccgggaggcagagtttgctttgcagtgagccgagatcgcgccactgcactccagcctgggcaacagagtgagactccatctcaaagaaaaaaaaaatctgtaaagatggacaaaaatttaaacatggaAAAAATAGTTCCTAAAGTTTAAATATATCGAGCCCCTGGTTTCCATTTAAGTACGATACAGGTGTACACACTAAAGATTTCACTTTCGTTTTCTTTTCCCTAGGTTCAAAAACATTTCCCCAGCTGATGCTCATCGGAACCTCTGCCTAGCTCTTCGAGGTCACAAGACTGTAACGTATCTGACCCTTCAAGGCAATGACCAGGATGATATGTTTCCCGCATTGTGTGAGGTCTTGAGACATCCAGAATGTAACCTGCGATATCTCGGGTATATCTCTTAATCATTAAAATCCTTCATCATACAAACATAAGCTACCACAAGCTTATGTGGCAATTTTgtgtaaataagaaaaagttcGTTATTCTGACTAGAAACAGTACTAAGGGCAGATGACCCAGGATGCAGCATGAGCTGAACTTGAGTTTCCACTTGCCTTGAACAGTAAACACCCTGGACAACCATACGTGAGGACCCTGAATCCAAAGAAACTCCCAGAatctttatcatcttttttttttttttttatggagtcttgctctgttgcccaggccaaagtgcaatggcacgatcttggctcactgcaacctctgtctcctgggttcaagtaattctgctgcctcagcctcccaagttgctgggattacaggcacccgccaccacgcccggctaatttttgtgcattTAGTGGAGctggtttcgccacattgccaggccggtctcgaactcatgacctcaggtgacctgccctcctcaggctcccaaagtgctgggattataggcatgagccaccatgcccagccagagtccttatgttttggttttggttttggttttttctttttcttttttctttttgagatggagtctcgctctgtcacccaggctggagtgcgttggtatgatctcaggtcactgcagcctccacctcccaggttcaagtgattctcctgcctcagcctcctgagtagctgggattacaggtgcacaccaccacacctggttaatttttgtattattagtagagatggagttttaccacattggccaggctggtctcgaactcatgacctcaggtgatctacccccccacccccaccccaccccgccgtcggcctcccaaagtgaggcatgagccaccgtgcccagcccagaatctTTATCTTCTATCAGAGATCATTCACTCATGGTTCATGCTTCTCCTGTATGATGATTCAGAATACCAGCTATTGACATTTTTCAAGCAAGAACCCTTCAGGAACATCAAGTTGCCCCTTTTCTGTTAGTCCTCTGGTTTGAGAGCTCTCCCCTTGGGAAGCTGTCCAGTGGCTACCCAGGCGATGAGAACCTACATGCATCATGGGGTTCCATGAAGCCTCACTTGGCCACACTGGTGTAGTAGGTGGTCATTGGCCTCAAATTATTgccctgggccaggcgcagtggctcacgcctgggaggccgaggtgggtggatcacttgaggtcaggagttcaagaccggcctggtcaacatggtgaaactctgtctctactaataatacaaaaattagctgggcatgttggcgcacgcctgtagtcccagctactcaggaggctgaggcaggagcatcatttgaacctgagaggcggaggttgcagtgagctgagatcacaccaccgcactccagtctgggcaacagtgtgagactgtctcaaaaaaaaaaaataaaaatcttggctgggtgcggtagctcatgcctgtaatcccagcactttgggaggccaaggcaggtggatcacaaggtcaggagttcaagaccagcctggccaacatggtgaaaccccacgtctactaaaaatacaaaaacattagctgggcatggtggcgcgtgcctgtaatcccagctactcatggaggctgatgcaagagaattgcttgaacctaggaggcagaggtagcagtgagccaagatcacgccattgcactccagcctgggcaacagagcaaaactccatctcgaggacagaaaaaaaattgattgctCTGGCTCTACTGATACAATCTTAGGCTGCTTAATGGGATCTTAGTTGAATAGGATGCTGTACATCTTACAGGTATTGGAAGGTTGAATGAAACCAAGCCCATGCATTCAATAGTGGCTGCTATCATTACTAACCGTTGCAAttaccctcttttctttttgcctgaGAATAATGGGATGCAGGGTGAGGGGGAATATTGGGTGAATTAAAGATTTGGGtcactaatttctttctttttttctcaagatatagtcttgctctgtcttctaggctggagtgcagtgccacaatcttggttcactgcaacctctgcctcccgggttcaagtgattcttctccgtcaacctcccaagtagctgggattacaggcacccacctgtatttttgtatttctagtattttgtatttctagtagagacagggttacgcCATGCtggtggccagggtggtctcaaactcctgacctcgggcaatccaccacacccagctaatttttggtatatttagtagagccggggtttcaccgtgttggctgggctggtctcgaactcctgacctcaagtgacatccatcttccaaaatgctgggattacagccatgtgccaccacgcccagctaattcttgtatttttaggagaaatggggtttcatcatgttgttccggctggtcttaaactcctggcctcatgatccacctgccttggcctgccaaagtcctgggattacaggcatgagccactgtgcccagccactcaTTTCTTATGAATTTATTCTAACACATTTTCCGGATGAACAGGGCACCTTGAAACATAGGTTagtgggctgggtatggtggcttctgcctgtaatcccagtactttgggaggcctaggctggtgtatcgcttgaagtcaggagttttttgttttgagacggagtcttgctctgtcgcccaggctagagtgcagtggagtgatctcggcttactgcaacctccgcctcctgggttcaagtgattctcttgcctcagcctcctgagtagctgggactacaggcacgtgtcgcCACGCCCATctaacttttgtatgtttagtagagccggggtttcaccatgttggccaggatggtctcaaactcctgacctcctgatctgcccacctcggcctcccaaagtgctgggattacaggcatgagccattgccccGGCcaaagttaggagtttgagaccagcctggccaacatggtaaaaccccatctctactaaaaaatacaaaaattagccaggcaagatggcatttgcctgtaa containing:
- the NLRP2 gene encoding NACHT, LRR and PYD domains-containing protein 2 isoform 3 (isoform 3 is encoded by transcript variant 4; The RefSeq protein has 1 substitution compared to this genomic sequence); protein product: MVSSAQMGFNLQALLEQLSQDELSKFKYLITTFSLAHELQKIPHKEMASLQVFEKMHRMDLSERAKDEVREAALKSFNKRKPLSLGITRKERPPLDVDEMLERFKTEAQAFTETKGNVICLGKEVFKGKKPDKDNRCRYILKTKFREMWKSWPGDSKEVQVMAERYKMLIPFSNPRVLPGPFSYTVVLYGPAGLGKTTLAQKLMLDWAEDNLIHKFKYAFYLSCRELSRLGPCSFAELVFRDWPELQDDIPHILAQARKILFVIDGFDELGAAPGALIEDICGDWEKKKPVPVLLGSLLNRVMLPKAALLVTTRPRALRDLRILAEEPIYIRVEGFLEEDRRAYFLRHFGDEDQAMRAFELMRSNAALFQLGSAPAVCWIVCTTLKLQMEKGEDPVPTCLTRTGLFLRFLCSRFPQGAQLRGALRTLSLLAAQGLWAQTSVLHREDLERLGVQESDLRLFLDGDILRQDRVSKGCYSFIHLSFQQFLTALFYTLEKEEEEDRDGHTWDIGDVQKLLSGVERLRNPDLIQAGYYSFGLANEKRAKELEATFGCRMSPDIKQELLRCDISCKGGHSTVTDLQELLGCLYESQEEELVKEVMAQFKEISLHLNAVDVVPSSFCVKHCRNLQKMSLQVIKENLPENVTASESDAEVERSQDDQHMLPFWTDLCSIFGSNKDLMGLAINDSFLSASLVRILCEQIASDTCHLQRVVFKNISPADAHRNLCLALRGHKTVTYLTLQGNDQDDMFPALCEVLRHPECNLRYLGLVSCSATTQQWADLSLALEVNQSLTCVNLSDNELLDEGAKLLYTTLRHPKCFLQRLSLENCHLTEANCKDLAAVLVVSRELTHLCLAKNPIGNTGVKFLCEGLRYPECKLQTLVLWNCDITSDGCCDLTKLLQEKSSLLCLDLGLNHIGVKGMKFLCEALRKPLCNLRCLWLWGCSIPPFSCEDLCSALSCNQSLVTLDLGQNPLGSSGVKMLFETLTCSSGTLRTLRLKIDDFNDELNKLLEEIEEKNPQLIIDTEKHHPWAERPSSHDFMI
- the NLRP2 gene encoding NACHT, LRR and PYD domains-containing protein 2 isoform 2 (isoform 2 is encoded by transcript variant 3; The RefSeq protein has 1 substitution compared to this genomic sequence) — its product is MVSSAQMGFNLQALLEQLSQDELSKFKYLITTFSLAHELQKIPHKEVDKADGKQLVEILTTHCDSYWVEMASLQVFEKMHRMDLSERAKDEVREAALKSFNKRKPLSLGITRKERPPLDVDEMLERFKTEAQDKDNRCRYILKTKFREMWKSWPGDSKEVQVMAERYKMLIPFSNPRVLPGPFSYTVVLYGPAGLGKTTLAQKLMLDWAEDNLIHKFKYAFYLSCRELSRLGPCSFAELVFRDWPELQDDIPHILAQARKILFVIDGFDELGAAPGALIEDICGDWEKKKPVPVLLGSLLNRVMLPKAALLVTTRPRALRDLRILAEEPIYIRVEGFLEEDRRAYFLRHFGDEDQAMRAFELMRSNAALFQLGSAPAVCWIVCTTLKLQMEKGEDPVPTCLTRTGLFLRFLCSRFPQGAQLRGALRTLSLLAAQGLWAQTSVLHREDLERLGVQESDLRLFLDGDILRQDRVSKGCYSFIHLSFQQFLTALFYTLEKEEEEDRDGHTWDIGDVQKLLSGVERLRNPDLIQAGYYSFGLANEKRAKELEATFGCRMSPDIKQELLRCDISCKGGHSTVTDLQELLGCLYESQEEELVKEVMAQFKEISLHLNAVDVVPSSFCVKHCRNLQKMSLQVIKENLPENVTASESDAEVERSQDDQHMLPFWTDLCSIFGSNKDLMGLAINDSFLSASLVRILCEQIASDTCHLQRVVFKNISPADAHRNLCLALRGHKTVTYLTLQGNDQDDMFPALCEVLRHPECNLRYLGLVSCSATTQQWADLSLALEVNQSLTCVNLSDNELLDEGAKLLYTTLRHPKCFLQRLSLENCHLTEANCKDLAAVLVVSRELTHLCLAKNPIGNTGVKFLCEGLRYPECKLQTLVLWNCDITSDGCCDLTKLLQEKSSLLCLDLGLNHIGVKGMKFLCEALRKPLCNLRCLWLWGCSIPPFSCEDLCSALSCNQSLVTLDLGQNPLGSSGVKMLFETLTCSSGTLRTLRLKIDDFNDELNKLLEEIEEKNPQLIIDTEKHHPWAERPSSHDFMI
- the NLRP2 gene encoding NACHT, LRR and PYD domains-containing protein 2 isoform 1 (isoform 1 is encoded by transcript variant 2; The RefSeq protein has 1 substitution compared to this genomic sequence); amino-acid sequence: MVSSAQMGFNLQALLEQLSQDELSKFKYLITTFSLAHELQKIPHKEVDKADGKQLVEILTTHCDSYWVEMASLQVFEKMHRMDLSERAKDEVREAALKSFNKRKPLSLGITRKERPPLDVDEMLERFKTEAQAFTETKGNVICLGKEVFKGKKPDKDNRCRYILKTKFREMWKSWPGDSKEVQVMAERYKMLIPFSNPRVLPGPFSYTVVLYGPAGLGKTTLAQKLMLDWAEDNLIHKFKYAFYLSCRELSRLGPCSFAELVFRDWPELQDDIPHILAQARKILFVIDGFDELGAAPGALIEDICGDWEKKKPVPVLLGSLLNRVMLPKAALLVTTRPRALRDLRILAEEPIYIRVEGFLEEDRRAYFLRHFGDEDQAMRAFELMRSNAALFQLGSAPAVCWIVCTTLKLQMEKGEDPVPTCLTRTGLFLRFLCSRFPQGAQLRGALRTLSLLAAQGLWAQTSVLHREDLERLGVQESDLRLFLDGDILRQDRVSKGCYSFIHLSFQQFLTALFYTLEKEEEEDRDGHTWDIGDVQKLLSGVERLRNPDLIQAGYYSFGLANEKRAKELEATFGCRMSPDIKQELLRCDISCKGGHSTVTDLQELLGCLYESQEEELVKEVMAQFKEISLHLNAVDVVPSSFCVKHCRNLQKMSLQVIKENLPENVTASESDAEVERSQDDQHMLPFWTDLCSIFGSNKDLMGLAINDSFLSASLVRILCEQIASDTCHLQRVVFKNISPADAHRNLCLALRGHKTVTYLTLQGNDQDDMFPALCEVLRHPECNLRYLGLVSCSATTQQWADLSLALEVNQSLTCVNLSDNELLDEGAKLLYTTLRHPKCFLQRLSLENCHLTEANCKDLAAVLVVSRELTHLCLAKNPIGNTGVKFLCEGLRYPECKLQTLVLWNCDITSDGCCDLTKLLQEKSSLLCLDLGLNHIGVKGMKFLCEALRKPLCNLRCLWLWGCSIPPFSCEDLCSALSCNQSLVTLDLGQNPLGSSGVKMLFETLTCSSGTLRTLRLKIDDFNDELNKLLEEIEEKNPQLIIDTEKHHPWAERPSSHDFMI
- the NLRP2 gene encoding NACHT, LRR and PYD domains-containing protein 2 isoform 4 (isoform 4 is encoded by transcript variant 5; The RefSeq protein has 1 substitution compared to this genomic sequence); amino-acid sequence: MVSSAQMGFNLQALLEQLSQDELSKFKYLITTFSLAHELQKIPHKEVDKADGKQLVEILTTHCDSYWVEMASLQVFEKMHRMDLSERAKDEVREAALKSFNKRKPLSLGITRKERPPLDVDEMLERFKTEAQETKGNVICLGKEVFKGKKPDKDNRCRYILKTKFREMWKSWPGDSKEVQVMAERYKMLIPFSNPRVLPGPFSYTVVLYGPAGLGKTTLAQKLMLDWAEDNLIHKFKYAFYLSCRELSRLGPCSFAELVFRDWPELQDDIPHILAQARKILFVIDGFDELGAAPGALIEDICGDWEKKKPVPVLLGSLLNRVMLPKAALLVTTRPRALRDLRILAEEPIYIRVEGFLEEDRRAYFLRHFGDEDQAMRAFELMRSNAALFQLGSAPAVCWIVCTTLKLQMEKGEDPVPTCLTRTGLFLRFLCSRFPQGAQLRGALRTLSLLAAQGLWAQTSVLHREDLERLGVQESDLRLFLDGDILRQDRVSKGCYSFIHLSFQQFLTALFYTLEKEEEEDRDGHTWDIGDVQKLLSGVERLRNPDLIQAGYYSFGLANEKRAKELEATFGCRMSPDIKQELLRCDISCKGGHSTVTDLQELLGCLYESQEEELVKEVMAQFKEISLHLNAVDVVPSSFCVKHCRNLQKMSLQVIKENLPENVTASESDAEVERSQDDQHMLPFWTDLCSIFGSNKDLMGLAINDSFLSASLVRILCEQIASDTCHLQRVVFKNISPADAHRNLCLALRGHKTVTYLTLQGNDQDDMFPALCEVLRHPECNLRYLGLVSCSATTQQWADLSLALEVNQSLTCVNLSDNELLDEGAKLLYTTLRHPKCFLQRLSLENCHLTEANCKDLAAVLVVSRELTHLCLAKNPIGNTGVKFLCEGLRYPECKLQTLVLWNCDITSDGCCDLTKLLQEKSSLLCLDLGLNHIGVKGMKFLCEALRKPLCNLRCLWLWGCSIPPFSCEDLCSALSCNQSLVTLDLGQNPLGSSGVKMLFETLTCSSGTLRTLRLKIDDFNDELNKLLEEIEEKNPQLIIDTEKHHPWAERPSSHDFMI